One region of Camelus bactrianus isolate YW-2024 breed Bactrian camel chromosome 20, ASM4877302v1, whole genome shotgun sequence genomic DNA includes:
- the ZNF184 gene encoding zinc finger protein 184 isoform X2 — MDSGAQHSSRYLWRLHSQDLQTDIGNLNSQTLLFSTANLSGHHPACLLTFPTKPCKNWETRPENSVSVPELDVSEEEPSPGARVEKHKRDIPWRCSFLETWESEGSPGRQANEQTLPRERKITEKTVPTLERDHVNNDFEKRINLSSDLLTQKEISPEETSTKTSVKRNLNPVKKEKSCKCNECGKAFSYCSALIRHQRTHTGEKPYKCNECEKAFSRSENLINHQRIHTGDKPYKCDQCGKGFIEGPSLTQHQRIHTGEKPYKCDECGKAFSQRTHLVQHQRIHTGEKPYTCNECGKAFSQRGHFMEHQKIHTGEKPFKCDECDKTFTRSTHLTQHQKIHTGEKTYKCNECGKAFNGPSTFIRHHMIHTGEKPYECNECGKAFSQHSNLTQHQKTHTGEKPYDCAECGKSFSYWSSLAQHLKIHTGEKPYKCNECGKAFSYCSSLTQHRRIHTREKPFECNECGKAFSYLSNLNQHQKTHTQEKAYECKECGKAFIRSSSLAKHERIHTGEKPYQCHECGKTFSYGSSLIQHRKIHTGERPYKCNECGRAFNQNIHLTQHKRIHTGAKPYECAECGKAFRHCSSLAQHQKTHTEEKPYQCNKCDKAFSQSSHLAQHQRIHTGEKPYKCNECDKAFSRSTHLTEHQNTHTGEKPYNCNECRKTFSQSTYLIQHQRIHSGEKPFGCNDCGKAFRYRSALNKHQRLHPGI; from the exons ATGGATAGTGGAGCCCAGCATTCCAGTAGGTACCTTTGGAG GCTTCATTCCCAAGACCTTCAAACAGATATAGGGAACCTAAATTCCCAAACACTTTTGTTCAGCACTGCTAATCTTTCTGGACACCATCCAGCCTGCCTTCTTACTTTCCCAACCAAACCCTGCAAAA actGGGAGACGAGACCAGAAAATAGTGTATCAGTCCCAGAGCTGGATGTTTCTGAAGAAGAGCCATCTCCAGGGGCAAGAGTGGAGAAGCACAAAAGGGATATTCCTTGGAGATGCAGCTTCTTAGAAACTTGGGAATCGGAGGGCAGTCCAGGGAGGCAGGCGAACGAACAGACACTGccaagggagagaaaaataactgaaaaaacagTACCTACTTTGGAGAGAGACCATGTAAATAACGACTTTGAAAAAAGGATCAATCTAAGTTCAGACCTCCTAACACAAAAAGAAATATCTCCAGAAGAGACCTCTACTAAAACAAGCGTCAAACGGAATTTAAACCcagttaaaaaagagaaatcttgtaagtgcaatgaatgtgggaaagcttttAGTTATTGCTCAGCTCTTATTCGTCATCAGAGAACACATACTGGAGAAAAACCCTATAAATGTAATGAATGTGAAAAAGCCTTCAGCCGGAGCGAAAACCTTATAAACCATCaaagaattcatactggagatAAACCATATAAATGTGATCAGTGTGGCAAAGGCTTCATTGAGGGTCCGTCTCTTACTCAACATCAAagaattcacactggagaaaAGCCCTATAAGTGTGatgaatgtggaaaagcctttaGTCAGAGGACCCATCTTGTTcagcatcagagaattcataccgGTGAGAAACCATACACTTGTAATGAGTGTGGAAAAGCCTTTAGCCAGAGAGGCCACTTTATGGAACATCAGAAAATTCATACAGGAGAAAAACCTTTTAAATGCGATGAATGTGATAAAACCTTTACCAGGAGCACACACCttactcaacatcaaaaaattcatactggagagaaaacCTATAAATGTAACGaatgtgggaaggctttcaacggGCCCTCAACATTTATTCGGCATCATATGATTCATACTGGTGAAAAACCGTATGAATGCAAtgaatgtgggaaggccttcagtcAGCACTCAAACCTCACTCAACATCAGAAAACACATACTGGGGAGAAGCCTTATGATTGTGctgaatgtgggaaatccttcAGTTACTGGTCATCCCTTGCTCAACATCTGAAAATTCATACTGGAGAAAAACCTTACAAATGCAATGAGTGTGGAAAGGCCTTCAGTTACTGCTCATCCCTTACTCAGCACCGGAGAATTCACACCAGAGAAAAGCCCTTTGAATGCAACGAATGCGGAAAGGCTTTCAGTTATCTCTCAAACCTTAATCAACATCAGAAGACCCACACCCAAGAGAAAGCTTATGAATGTAaggagtgtgggaaagcctttattCGGAGCTCATCTCTCGCTAAACACGAAAGAATTCACACTGGTGAGAAACCCTATCAATGTCACGAATGTGGAAAAACCTTCAGTTACGGCTCGTCTCTTATTCAGCACAGGAAGATCCATACTGGAGAAAGACCTTACAAGTGTAATGAATGTGGGCGAGCCTTCAACCAGAACATTCACCTTACGCAACACAAGAGGATTCACACAGGCGCAAAGCCCTATGAGTGTGCTGAGTGTGGCAAAGCCTTTCGACATTGCTCATCTCTTGCTCAGCATCAAAAAACTCACACGGAAGAAAAACCCTACCAGTGTAATAAATGTGACAAGGCTTTTAGCCAGAGCTCCCACCTGGCTCAGCATCAACGAATTCACACCGGAGAGAAGCCCTATAAGTGCAACGAATGTGACAAAGCCTTTAGCCGAAGCACCCATCTGACTGAACATCAGAATactcatactggagagaaaccttacaaCTGTAACGAATGCAGGAAGACTTTCAGTCAGAGCACTTACCTCATTCAGCATCAGAGAATCCATTCAGGAGAGAAGCCTTTTGGATGTAATGATTGTGGAAAAGCCTTCAGATACCGTTCGGCTCTCAACAAACATCAGAGACTGCACCCTGGCATATGA
- the ZNF391 gene encoding zinc finger protein 391: MESVRGNTAQRATNEEACKREGQLSRQTKCRIQKKSSFEKTAIRKVSMTLKEIFTRERDPESSLSSKFNTQQKIPKGTRSPISRKNSKDNSDLIKHEKLFPQRKSCKCNECGKAFSYQSDLIVHNRSHGGEKPFECSECGKTFSRSTHLIEHQRTHTGEKPYECSECGKAFSRSTHLSLHQRIHTGEKPYECSECGKAFSRSTNLSQHQRTHTQEKPYKCNECGKAFSDRSTIIQHQRIHSGENPYECSECGKAFSWISSLIEHQRTHTGENPYECSDCGKVFSRSSSLVEHQRIHTGEKPHECRECGKGFSRSSSLIIHQRTHTGEKPYKCNNCGKAFSQSSTLIRHQQLHTKE; encoded by the coding sequence ATGGAAAGTGTCAGAGGGAACACTGCCCAACGTGCTACAAATGAAGAAGCCTGTAAAAGGGAGGGCCAGTTATCAAGGCAGACAAAATGTcgtatacagaagaaatcttcTTTCGAGAAAACAGCAATCAGAAAAGTGTCAATGACCCTCAAAGAAATTTTCACTAGGGAGAGAGACCCCGAATCTAGTCTAAGCTCAAAATTTAATACACAGCAGAAAATTCCAAAGGGAACTAGGTCCCCCATATCTAGGAAAAACTCGAAAGATAATTCAGACTTAATTAAACACGAAAAACTTTTCCCACAAAGGAAATCTTGTAAATGCAATGAATGTGGTAAAGCCTTTAGTTACCAATCAGACCTTATTGTCCACAATAGGAGTCATGGTGGAGAAAAGCCTTTTGAATGCAGCGAATGTGGGAAAACTTTTAGCCGAAGTACACACCTTATTGAACATCAAAGaactcacacaggagagaaaccttatgaatgcagtgaatgtggaaaggcTTTTAGCCGGAGTACACACCTCAGTCTACATCAGAGGATCCATACTGGAGAAAAACCATATGAATGTAGtgaatgtggaaaagcctttaGCCGAAGTACTAACCTTAGTCAACATCAGCGAACTCATACTCAAGAAAAACCTTacaaatgtaatgaatgtgggaaagccttcagtgACCGTTCAACCATAATTCAGCATCAACGCATACACAGTGGAGAGAATCCCTAtgaatgcagtgaatgtgggaaagctttcagttgGATCTCATCTCTTATTGAACATCAGAGAACACACACTGGGGAGAACCCCTATGAGTGCAGTGACTGTGGCAAAGTGTTCAGTCGAAGCTCATCCCTTGTtgaacatcagagaattcacaccgGAGAAAAGCCCCATGAGTGTAGAGAATGTGGAAAGGGCTTCAGTCGGAGCTCCTCCCTTATTATTCACCAGAGAACTCATACGGGAGAGAAGCCTTATAAGTGTAATaactgtgggaaagccttcagtcaGAGTTCAACTCTCATAAGACATCAGCAGCTTCACACTAAAGAGTAA
- the ZNF184 gene encoding zinc finger protein 184 isoform X1: MEDLSSPESALLQGGHTLLPSASFQESVTFKDVIVDFTREEWKQLDPVQRDLFRDVTLENYTHLVSIGLQVSKPDVISQLEQGTEPWIVEPSIPVGTFGDWETRPENSVSVPELDVSEEEPSPGARVEKHKRDIPWRCSFLETWESEGSPGRQANEQTLPRERKITEKTVPTLERDHVNNDFEKRINLSSDLLTQKEISPEETSTKTSVKRNLNPVKKEKSCKCNECGKAFSYCSALIRHQRTHTGEKPYKCNECEKAFSRSENLINHQRIHTGDKPYKCDQCGKGFIEGPSLTQHQRIHTGEKPYKCDECGKAFSQRTHLVQHQRIHTGEKPYTCNECGKAFSQRGHFMEHQKIHTGEKPFKCDECDKTFTRSTHLTQHQKIHTGEKTYKCNECGKAFNGPSTFIRHHMIHTGEKPYECNECGKAFSQHSNLTQHQKTHTGEKPYDCAECGKSFSYWSSLAQHLKIHTGEKPYKCNECGKAFSYCSSLTQHRRIHTREKPFECNECGKAFSYLSNLNQHQKTHTQEKAYECKECGKAFIRSSSLAKHERIHTGEKPYQCHECGKTFSYGSSLIQHRKIHTGERPYKCNECGRAFNQNIHLTQHKRIHTGAKPYECAECGKAFRHCSSLAQHQKTHTEEKPYQCNKCDKAFSQSSHLAQHQRIHTGEKPYKCNECDKAFSRSTHLTEHQNTHTGEKPYNCNECRKTFSQSTYLIQHQRIHSGEKPFGCNDCGKAFRYRSALNKHQRLHPGI, encoded by the exons ATGGAAG aTCTGTCGTCTCCAGAGTCTGCCCTTCTCCAAGGGGGACATACTTTACTCCCATCAGCTAGTTTTCAG GAATCAGTGACCTTCAAGGATGTGATAGTGGACTTTACCCGGGAAGAATGGAAACAGCTGGATCCCGTACAGAGAGATTTATTCAGGGATGTGACATTGGAAAATTATACACATCTGGTCTCTATAG GGCTGCAAGTTTCCAAACCTGATGTGATTTCCCAGTTAGAGCAAGGGACAGAGCCATGGATAGTGGAGCCCAGCATTCCAGTAGGTACCTTTGGAG actGGGAGACGAGACCAGAAAATAGTGTATCAGTCCCAGAGCTGGATGTTTCTGAAGAAGAGCCATCTCCAGGGGCAAGAGTGGAGAAGCACAAAAGGGATATTCCTTGGAGATGCAGCTTCTTAGAAACTTGGGAATCGGAGGGCAGTCCAGGGAGGCAGGCGAACGAACAGACACTGccaagggagagaaaaataactgaaaaaacagTACCTACTTTGGAGAGAGACCATGTAAATAACGACTTTGAAAAAAGGATCAATCTAAGTTCAGACCTCCTAACACAAAAAGAAATATCTCCAGAAGAGACCTCTACTAAAACAAGCGTCAAACGGAATTTAAACCcagttaaaaaagagaaatcttgtaagtgcaatgaatgtgggaaagcttttAGTTATTGCTCAGCTCTTATTCGTCATCAGAGAACACATACTGGAGAAAAACCCTATAAATGTAATGAATGTGAAAAAGCCTTCAGCCGGAGCGAAAACCTTATAAACCATCaaagaattcatactggagatAAACCATATAAATGTGATCAGTGTGGCAAAGGCTTCATTGAGGGTCCGTCTCTTACTCAACATCAAagaattcacactggagaaaAGCCCTATAAGTGTGatgaatgtggaaaagcctttaGTCAGAGGACCCATCTTGTTcagcatcagagaattcataccgGTGAGAAACCATACACTTGTAATGAGTGTGGAAAAGCCTTTAGCCAGAGAGGCCACTTTATGGAACATCAGAAAATTCATACAGGAGAAAAACCTTTTAAATGCGATGAATGTGATAAAACCTTTACCAGGAGCACACACCttactcaacatcaaaaaattcatactggagagaaaacCTATAAATGTAACGaatgtgggaaggctttcaacggGCCCTCAACATTTATTCGGCATCATATGATTCATACTGGTGAAAAACCGTATGAATGCAAtgaatgtgggaaggccttcagtcAGCACTCAAACCTCACTCAACATCAGAAAACACATACTGGGGAGAAGCCTTATGATTGTGctgaatgtgggaaatccttcAGTTACTGGTCATCCCTTGCTCAACATCTGAAAATTCATACTGGAGAAAAACCTTACAAATGCAATGAGTGTGGAAAGGCCTTCAGTTACTGCTCATCCCTTACTCAGCACCGGAGAATTCACACCAGAGAAAAGCCCTTTGAATGCAACGAATGCGGAAAGGCTTTCAGTTATCTCTCAAACCTTAATCAACATCAGAAGACCCACACCCAAGAGAAAGCTTATGAATGTAaggagtgtgggaaagcctttattCGGAGCTCATCTCTCGCTAAACACGAAAGAATTCACACTGGTGAGAAACCCTATCAATGTCACGAATGTGGAAAAACCTTCAGTTACGGCTCGTCTCTTATTCAGCACAGGAAGATCCATACTGGAGAAAGACCTTACAAGTGTAATGAATGTGGGCGAGCCTTCAACCAGAACATTCACCTTACGCAACACAAGAGGATTCACACAGGCGCAAAGCCCTATGAGTGTGCTGAGTGTGGCAAAGCCTTTCGACATTGCTCATCTCTTGCTCAGCATCAAAAAACTCACACGGAAGAAAAACCCTACCAGTGTAATAAATGTGACAAGGCTTTTAGCCAGAGCTCCCACCTGGCTCAGCATCAACGAATTCACACCGGAGAGAAGCCCTATAAGTGCAACGAATGTGACAAAGCCTTTAGCCGAAGCACCCATCTGACTGAACATCAGAATactcatactggagagaaaccttacaaCTGTAACGAATGCAGGAAGACTTTCAGTCAGAGCACTTACCTCATTCAGCATCAGAGAATCCATTCAGGAGAGAAGCCTTTTGGATGTAATGATTGTGGAAAAGCCTTCAGATACCGTTCGGCTCTCAACAAACATCAGAGACTGCACCCTGGCATATGA